The genomic interval CTATGAGGGAGATATGAGTGGTATCCAGGCCAAGAACATTCCCCGCTGGTTCAGACGTTTCTACAAACCGGGCGGTAATATCTCGAAGAAGCCAAACTGGGAGCAACGTATCAGGCTGATCGTGCGTAAGGCGCCTCAGTGGGACGTTGGTACCGTATGTGGTGTACCTGCCTGGGTACAGATCGTGCTGGCCGAGATCATCAAATACCACGGCGTTAAGAATATTCATGAAATCTGGCCGAACCTGGCCGTATATATCCATGGTGGGGTGTCTTTTGAGCCTTACCGGGATAGCTTCCAGAAATTACTGGGAAAGCCGATCAATTTCATTGAAACCTATATGGCCTCCGAAGGCTCTTTTGGTTTCCAGGCAAGGCCTGGCGTAAAGGGCATCAAGCTGGTGCTGAACACCGGTATCTTCTATGAGTTCATTCCCTTCAATGAAGAGAATTTTACATCTGATGGTGAAGTAAAGCCTAATCCGAAGGCATATATGATCCATGAAGTGGTGGAAGATGTGGAATATGCAGTGATGCTTTCTACCTGTGCCGGTGCATGGCGTTACCTGATCGGCGACGTGGTGAAGTTTACTTCCGTAAAGGAACACGAGATCGTGATCGTAGGCCGTACAAAGCAGTTCCTGAGCCTGTGCGGGGAGCATATGAGTATCGACAATATGAACAAGGCGATCGATATGGTGCAGAAGAAGATGGGTATTACCATCAAGGAATTCACCGTAGCGGGTTTCCCTTACGAAAGCCTGTTTGCGCACCGTTGGTATATTGGTACTGACGATGTGAATGTAGACGCTGGCCGTGTCCGTGAGATCATTGATCAGACATTGTCTGAAGTGAACGACGATTACGCGGTAGAAAGGACTTCAGCCCTGAAGGAATTGTTTGTGGAAGTACTGCCTAATGAGGTGTTCATCGATTATATGAGGGCGAAAGGAAAAGAAGGCGCTATGAACAAATTCCCGCGTGTATTGAAAGGCGACAAGCTAAAAGACTGGGAGCAGTTCCTGAGTGTAAAATCAGTCTGAGAAATTTAACGATTCTATAAATAAAAAGAGGGGTAACTTCAGCAACTAAGGTTACCCTTTATTTTTTACATAAAGATAGCCGTGGCAGCAACGGCGACGGAATTTTGTAGCGCATGATAACAGCACTGGCACAGGGTATGGCGTTGGGCTTATTTCTATCAATTTCTGTAGGTCCCGTTATCTTCGCCATCATAAAGTACAGCATTAATAATGGATTCAAGGCAGGCGTGAGCTTCGCTTTAGGAGTATCTTTCAGCGATATATTTTTTGTATTGACCGGCAACCTGGCAACGGCTTTCATTACCGGTCTTGAAGAATATAAAAAGTACATCGGCATCGTGGGTGGTATCATGCTTGTATGTATGGGCATATATGGGCTATTTTTCAAGAAGGTGATGATCAGCACAGGCGATGAACGACCGGAAATGTTCCGTACGCACGACTACCTGAAGATCTGGCTGGCCGGCTTCCTGATGAATACACTGAACCCTGGTGTGATCATCTTCTGGCTGGGGGTTTGCGTATCGTCCAGTTCTACTACGGTAGGGCACCGTATCATGATGTACGCCACGGCGCTGGTCTGGGTACTGTCTACAGATATTCTGAAAGTGTTTGTGGCAGATAAGATCAGGCACAAGCTGACCTTAAGCAATGTGGTATGGCTGAATAAGATAGCAGGGGCGAGCCTGATCCTGTTTGGGGTGATCCTTTTGTATAAGGTGCTGCTCGACCCGGGAAGCATCACACATTGATGAATAAAGCAATTACAGATAAAAGAAAAGCCATTCATTGCGAATGGGCTTTTTCTTTTTATTGGTGGTGATAAATTTCCTATTTAATAGTCCAGGTCTCTCTGCCTGCCAGGAGCTTGTCCAGATCGCCAGGGCCTTTTTGGGAAATGGCACTTTCTACCTGGAAGTTCAGTTGTTCTTCGTAAGTAGGACGGAAAGCCTGGTAGAACACACCGAAAGGACGGGGAAGATGACCTTCTATACGTGGATCGTCAAACATACGGGTCAGGATCTGCGCTTTATAGAAGTCTTTCTCGTCATGGATCCAGAGGTCGCTGGCGCTGTATTCTCCACCCAGTTCCACTACTACCGGCTTTAAGCCGTCGAGGCGGATACCTTTATTCTTCTGGGCGCCGAATATCAGCGGCTGACCTTGTTCCAGGAAGAGAGTTTCTTCCATTTTGCTGCCCTTCTCTGTAAAGATCTCAAATGCACCATCGTTGAAGATGTTACAGTTCTGGTATATTTCCAGGAAGGAAGCGCCTTTGTGAGCATGGCTGCGTTTCAGCAGTTCCTGCAGGTGTTTCGGATCGCGGTCCATACTGCGGGCAATGAAGGTAGCATCTGCACCTAATGCCAGCGCGAGTGGATTGAAGGGATGGTCGATGCTGCCGAAAGGAGTGGATTTGGTCACTTTGTTCTCTTCTGAGGTAGGAGAGTACTGGCCTTTCGTCAAACCATAGATCTGGTTATTGAACAGCATAACATTGATGTCGAAGTTACGGCGCAGCAGATGGATGGTATGGTTACCACCAATGGAGAGCCCGTCACCGTCGCCAGTTACTACCCAAACGCTGAGCTCGGGGCGTACGGCTTTCAATCCGGAAGCAATAGCGGTAGCACGGCCATGGATCGAGTGCATACCGTATGTGTTCATATAGTAAGGAAAACGCGACGAGCAGCCGATGCCGGATACGATCACGATGTTTTCCTTTGGAATGCCCAGACCGGGCATGATAGTCTGTACCTGTTTTAAGATCGAATAATCTCCGCAACCCGGGCACCAGCGTACTTCCTGGTCCGTTGCAAAATCCTTCGCCGTTAACGCCTGCGGAGCTATAGTAGCTGTTGACATTTGAATGTTTTAAAGAAAAAGTGAAAAACGGTTGGCAAAGTTACGAATTGTTTGTCCTATGCGGTTTACGCAATAAGGAATACTTCTAACTGTTCCCTTTTAAGCCTGTTCCTGCTGCAGTAACGCCTCCCAGTATTCGGCTGCTCTCCTGGTGTGTGGGATCACTATTGTACCGCCAACGATGTTGGCTACAGCAAAGATCTCATACATTTCATCGGTAGTAACCCCCTGTTCATGGCATTTTCCCAGGTGATATTTGATACAATCATCGCAACGAAGCACCATGGACGATACCAATCCCAGCATTTCCTTCACTTTGGTACTTAATGCCCCTTCTGCGTAGGTGTTTGTATCAAGATTAAATAAACGGTTAATGACCTTGTTCTGTTTACCCAGGATTACCTCGTTCATTTTGGCCCGGTAATCATTAAAAGCTTTTATCTCGTCTGCCATTTTATTGTTTGTTTACACACCTTAAAGCTATGAAACGATTCCCAAATATAAATCAATCTACTTGTTCAGTAGACTATGGCTCAGGGGGACTAAAGCACTGGTTTATTTATTGTCTGTATATTAATGAGTTATGTGATGTGGGATAACCCCAGGTTATTGCTCATAACAAGAAGTGATGAGGACCGCGGCGCTGCACCGGCCTTTGATAGGCTGCGGGATATCCGGATTGCTGGCTCCGGTTAACAGTAAGATAACATTAAACCCTTTCCTTTGCGCTTTACCCGTTGATTATGTTTGTGATGCGTTCTCTTTTACTGCTGATATTAAGTGGGCTGCTGTCTGGCGGACTGTTTGCGCAAAGCGATAAACTCACTAAACTGCAGCTGCCTGATCAGGACGACTATGAGCAGATAGCGCCGGATTCTACATTCCTGGCCTTAAAGGAAGCCTACAACCGGGCCGTGGAGAAAAAAGAATCCCTGGCGGCTGCCCGGTGTCTTGTTCAGATGGGACAGATCTGTTTCCATCTGGGGCACTTTCCCCAGGCACTGGAATACCATCTCCAGGCCGGCAACATTTTCCGGAAAGAAGGGGCGCAACAGCAACTGGCTGACAATCTGAACGATATAGGGATGCTGTATTATTACAACAAACAGCCTGAACTGTCCCGCAGGCAATATGAAGAGGCCCTCGCCATCTTCCGTCAGCTGAACAATAAGACGGGGGTGGCGCTGACCTACGGAAAGATCGGCCACCTCTATGAGAAGCAACAACAATACGATAGTGCCTTCCTGTACCAGCGCCGCGCATTGGCCGCTTACCTGTCTGCAGACGATAAGGCGGGTATGTCTAAGATCTACGAAAATATCGGCAGCATTTATGAAGACCTTGCCCGCTATGATTCAGCATCTTTCTATTTCAACAAGGCCCTGGAGCTGAACATACAGGGTGAGGATAAGATAGCCCGCATCGAGATCCTGAACAACCTGGGCGATGTGTGCCGGAAAACAGGGCAATATGCCGGGGCGCTTATGCAAACCCGCCGCGCCTTGCTGCTGGCACTGGAGCTGCATGAGCAGCGGCAGCTGAGCGGCGCCTACCGGGATATTGCCAAGGCGCATCACCTGGCGGGAGCTAACGATAGCGCTTTCTATTACCTGGAGCTGAGCCGCCAATACCTCCTGGAAACGTATTCTGAAGAAAATAGCAAGCAGGTGGCTCTGTTACAAACGGTCTATGATATTGAAAAGAAGAACAATGAGATAGAACGGTTGCAGAATGCCCGCAAAACAACGCGTATAATTACCGCTGCAACCGTTATCGTCATCCTGTTACTGGTTGCCCTGGGGATCCTGGTTATTAGCCGCCAGCGACTGAAGCTGCGCAACGAGCAGATACTCCGGCAACAGCACCGCCAGATATTTGAAACGGAGAAGGAGCTGATGGAGGCGGCTTTGCAGAATAAGCAGTTACAGGAGGGAAAACTGAAGGAGGAATTGGAAGTCCGGTCCAGGGAGCTCACCACGCATACGCTACATCTTATTCAGAAGAACCAGTTGCTGGAAGAGTTGCGTGTCAGGCTGGATGAAATGGTGAAGGACGAGAAGCGGGATCAGAAGAAACAGCTCAAACAGTTGCTCGGCCAGATCAATCATAGTTTCAATCATGACCAGTACTGGGTCGATTTCAGGAATATCTTCGAACAGGTGCATCAGGCTTTCTTCGATAACCTGAAAAAATATTGTGATACACTTACCTCCAACGACCTCCGGGTTGTAGCCCTCCTCAAAATGAATATTGAATCGCAGGATATCGCCACTTTGCTGGGGATATCGCAGGATAGTTTGCGTGTGGTGAGATACCGTCTTCGCAAAAAGCTAAATCTTCAGCAGGGGGAGAGCCTGACGGCGTTTATCCAGAGTTTGTGAGTTGCCGTCAACCCGGCGTTATAACTACTATTCGCTCTGGCGACTTGATATTCTGTGAGATATATTATATAAAATGACTATGTCAACTAAACACTTGACTAAGTCAGAAATTAAAATATTGGCGATGTTATGTTCAATGATACAGATAAATCTGGCGACCCTATAAGGCCAAAGGGGAGAAGTTGACATAGATAATGATCGCCCAAAAAAGACGAAATCAATTAAGCACTTGACTAAGTCAGGGTTAAAATATTAGCTATGTATGTTCAATGAGACAGGCAAATTTTGCGACTTAAAAGGCCCAAAGAGGAGAAGTTAACATAGTTAATGATCGCCAGAAAAGAAGAAATCAAAGCAGCAGACGAATGGGTAAAAGCACAAACAGTGGCACTTAACATTCCCTTAATGTTACGGTAATATTTTCTTAACTGACATTCTGTTACGCTAGTGTGTATTGATAATCACGTCGTTATGCTCGTTTTGTTTCGCATGTTGCCTTGTTGTTTACGCTCTTTGTAACGGTGTATCCTTTTTGTATACCCCACTGATTTGGCTTCAGGAACTCCCAAATGCACCTTTGCGGAACAAACGGATTAACTCTCTACCAATATGCAAAAACTGTTATTCACTGTTTTCTTTTCCTGGCTAAGCATCATCTGCTTCGGACAGACTACCGGGCTGGTGACCGGTAACATTGTTGACAAAAACCAGCAATTGTCATTACCGGGTGCAACACTAAAATTGAAACCGGGCAATCATTACACAGTCTCTAATCAACAAGGTAAATTCGAATTCCTAAGCGTACCTGCCGGTACTTATACCCTGGAAGTAACTTATATCGGTTATCAGACCTTCAGCCAGGAAGTTATTGTAGCTCCCGGCAAGGCAACTGATCTGAAACTGAAAATGGAAGCCGGCGGCGTAGCCGGAAAAGAGGTGCTGGTGATCGGGGACCGTCTCCGCGGACAGGCAAAGGCCCTGAACCAGCAGCGGAATAATCCTAATATTACCAATATCGTATCGGCCGACCAGATAGGTCGTTTCCCGGATGCGAACGTGGGAGACGCTATCAAGCGTATCCCTGGTATCACGATGCAGAACGATCAGGGGGAAGCCCGTAATATTATTATCCGGGGGCTGGCTCCGGAACTGAACTCCGTAAGCCTGAACGGCGACCGTATCCCCTCTGCGGAAGGTGACAACCGTCGTGTACAAATGGACCTCATCCCTTCAGATATGGTCCAGACCATAGAGGTGAACAAGACCCTGACACCCGATATGGATGCAGATGCGATCGGTGGATCCGTA from Chitinophaga filiformis carries:
- a CDS encoding tetratricopeptide repeat protein encodes the protein MFVMRSLLLLILSGLLSGGLFAQSDKLTKLQLPDQDDYEQIAPDSTFLALKEAYNRAVEKKESLAAARCLVQMGQICFHLGHFPQALEYHLQAGNIFRKEGAQQQLADNLNDIGMLYYYNKQPELSRRQYEEALAIFRQLNNKTGVALTYGKIGHLYEKQQQYDSAFLYQRRALAAYLSADDKAGMSKIYENIGSIYEDLARYDSASFYFNKALELNIQGEDKIARIEILNNLGDVCRKTGQYAGALMQTRRALLLALELHEQRQLSGAYRDIAKAHHLAGANDSAFYYLELSRQYLLETYSEENSKQVALLQTVYDIEKKNNEIERLQNARKTTRIITAATVIVILLLVALGILVISRQRLKLRNEQILRQQHRQIFETEKELMEAALQNKQLQEGKLKEELEVRSRELTTHTLHLIQKNQLLEELRVRLDEMVKDEKRDQKKQLKQLLGQINHSFNHDQYWVDFRNIFEQVHQAFFDNLKKYCDTLTSNDLRVVALLKMNIESQDIATLLGISQDSLRVVRYRLRKKLNLQQGESLTAFIQSL
- a CDS encoding carboxymuconolactone decarboxylase family protein translates to MADEIKAFNDYRAKMNEVILGKQNKVINRLFNLDTNTYAEGALSTKVKEMLGLVSSMVLRCDDCIKYHLGKCHEQGVTTDEMYEIFAVANIVGGTIVIPHTRRAAEYWEALLQQEQA
- a CDS encoding LysE family translocator — translated: MITALAQGMALGLFLSISVGPVIFAIIKYSINNGFKAGVSFALGVSFSDIFFVLTGNLATAFITGLEEYKKYIGIVGGIMLVCMGIYGLFFKKVMISTGDERPEMFRTHDYLKIWLAGFLMNTLNPGVIIFWLGVCVSSSSTTVGHRIMMYATALVWVLSTDILKVFVADKIRHKLTLSNVVWLNKIAGASLILFGVILLYKVLLDPGSITH
- a CDS encoding 2-oxoacid:ferredoxin oxidoreductase subunit beta; this translates as MSTATIAPQALTAKDFATDQEVRWCPGCGDYSILKQVQTIMPGLGIPKENIVIVSGIGCSSRFPYYMNTYGMHSIHGRATAIASGLKAVRPELSVWVVTGDGDGLSIGGNHTIHLLRRNFDINVMLFNNQIYGLTKGQYSPTSEENKVTKSTPFGSIDHPFNPLALALGADATFIARSMDRDPKHLQELLKRSHAHKGASFLEIYQNCNIFNDGAFEIFTEKGSKMEETLFLEQGQPLIFGAQKNKGIRLDGLKPVVVELGGEYSASDLWIHDEKDFYKAQILTRMFDDPRIEGHLPRPFGVFYQAFRPTYEEQLNFQVESAISQKGPGDLDKLLAGRETWTIK
- a CDS encoding GH3 auxin-responsive promoter family protein, translated to MAILGNLISRSLRIRKKFTFKLGTPRQYQLQVLHRLLAKAKDTQFGQHYKFQEILNSPNVMAQYRAIVPVHNYNKMHAEWWHKCLEGQANVSWPEKIKYFALSSGTSESASKHIPVTRDMLKNVKKVGVKQLYSMANFNIPPKSFTKGILMLGGTTALYEKGDYYEGDMSGIQAKNIPRWFRRFYKPGGNISKKPNWEQRIRLIVRKAPQWDVGTVCGVPAWVQIVLAEIIKYHGVKNIHEIWPNLAVYIHGGVSFEPYRDSFQKLLGKPINFIETYMASEGSFGFQARPGVKGIKLVLNTGIFYEFIPFNEENFTSDGEVKPNPKAYMIHEVVEDVEYAVMLSTCAGAWRYLIGDVVKFTSVKEHEIVIVGRTKQFLSLCGEHMSIDNMNKAIDMVQKKMGITIKEFTVAGFPYESLFAHRWYIGTDDVNVDAGRVREIIDQTLSEVNDDYAVERTSALKELFVEVLPNEVFIDYMRAKGKEGAMNKFPRVLKGDKLKDWEQFLSVKSV